The genomic region CCTCATTGGAATCAGATAGACAAATCACACTAACCGTGAACAAGCAAGTTGTTGAAGAACTGGCGCAGAATCTCCATCCGGTTGAAGGGACATTCGAGATTATTTCTTTGGATCGTCTCCTCGTTCAGATTGTTAAAACAGAGATTAAGGACCAGGAAGGACACGTCATTAAAACGATTGGCTAAGACCACTCTCAGATGCAATAAAAGAACTACGTTTTCGCTTAACGACTGTGCAGCAAGGAGGAACAACATGCCTGCCATTACATTTGCCTCACGGCACAAGGAGTCCGCAACTCGCTCGCATGCAGCAGGAACGGCTCCGTTCGACTATTTACCAAAATCCAGTCTGGATAAACTAAGCAAAATCAATCATTTCCTGATTCATGCTTTCCAGAACAGCATCTCGGATATCAAGGAAAATTTAACAGGCACCTATCTTTTTCTACTCACAGATACGGACGGTGTGTTACTTTCCATGGATTACAGTTCAGATCTTGAAGCTGTAGTCGAACATTCTCCCATTCGTCCAGGCATGATCTTCACCGCACAGAGCTGTGGAGTAAACGCCATATCTGTAACGATGAACAGCAACGAACCTGTATGTCTTCTACCCGAGCAGCATGAAAGTCCATATTTTCAAAGTTGGCATTGCTACGCCTCGCCTCTGACCATGGGATCGCAGCATTTCGGTTATTTGGATGTGTCCACCATTAACGCGGATATGCAGGGCGAACTGATTGCCATTGCCAAGCTGATTCCTGCTTATATGCAGAACAGCTACCAGAGTCAACAAGCTGCTGAACTTTCTGAGAAATCAGCGGTTGAGTTCACGGAGCGTCAGTTAACCATTCTGGAGATGATTGCGGAAGGCCTGACCGTAAAAGCCATTGCTTTGAAATTGAAGATCAAGGAATGTACCGTGAATCATCACAAAAAAGTGATTTTCAACAAATTAGGTGTGCAATCCAGCACAGAAGCTGTTTCAATTGCCAGCCGATTGTCTTATTTATAGAGGACCCCTATAGATTCCTATAGGTAGTAAATGAGAACGTTTGTGCTACAATTTAGAGAACAAGCAAGATGTAGAGAGAGAAAACACACACATTTCAGGAGGGTAATATGACAATTCCAAAAAAAGCTTCTTTATTCGCCATGCTCATTATGATTATGCTGGTTGCATCCGCTTGCGGTGACAAAGCAGATAACACAGCCGCAACAGAAGAGCCTACCCCGACAGAAACAACGACGGGAACTGATTCTGATACAGCGAATACAGAAGAAACAGAGAACACAGAACCAGCAAGCGAAGAGTCCAAGGAAACCGATAATTCCCAAGACGTTGAGCTGGGGACTACGGAAAAAGGCTCTTACACCAATGACTATTTCGGCGTATCTCTGAAATTCCCTGAAGCTTGGGAGTTCCAGGATGCTGCAGGCATGAATGAGCTGACTAGTGCTTCATCTGAAGCGATTGCTGGTGATGATGAAACGAAGAAAAAACAAATCGAACTGTCTCAGACCAAAACATTGAACTTGCTTATGGCTTCACAGTACCCATTGGACGGCGGTCAAGTTGGTCCTTCCGCTATGGCGATTGCTGAGAAAGTAAGCCTGCTGCAAGGCATTCGTACAGGTAAAGACTACCTGGAAGCAACCAAAAAATTCATGGTAGATAGTCAGTTCCCTTACGATTACAAAGAAATGACGACTGAAACCATCGGTGGCAAAGAGATGGATCTGATGCAAATCACGATGGATGCAGGTGACGGTTCAACGATTACTCAGGACTACTACAGCACGATTATTGAAGGGTATGCTTTCAATTTCATCTTCACTTACATGGATGATGAGACCAAATCCGAGATTGATAACATCAAAAAATCGGTTCAATTCAAATAATCACTTTTGATTACTGCTATTATACAAAGAACATAAAACTCAACCCCGATAACGATCTGTGGAGATCATCGTCGGGGTTCTTTTGTATTTGAAAAAGACTATATGTTGCATTTACTAACTAGATATTGCGACCCAATGTCCATCCTTGACTTCTACCCATCTGGAATGTTCCAGATTATAACGGTCCTCTACTTCAACATTTTCTCTAGCGGTTTCTTTGACAACATGTCTCTTTTTCTTCGCTTCTACCTCCGGATCAGGCACAGGAATAGCAGACAGCAATGCCTTGGTGTAGGCATGTTGCGGGTTGGAATACAGTTCTTCGCTCTCTGCAAGCTCCACAATTTTCCCGTTATACATGACAGCCACTCGGTCACTGATATGTTTAACCATGGACAAGTCATGCGCGATGAAGAGATACGTCAATCCGAGTCGCTGCTGTAACTCTTCAAGCAATTGTACGATCTGAGCTTGTATCGATACATCCAGTGCAGACAACGGCTCATCACATACGATGAATTCCGGCTCCACAGCCAGAGCTCTTGCAATGCCGATCCGCTGCCTCTGTCCACCCGAGAATTCATGCGGATAACGCTGCGCATGGGTGGGATCGAGACCCACCATCTCCAGCAATTCCTCCACCCGCTTCTCCCGCTGAGCGGCAGTACCTGCAAGCTGATGAATATCAAGGGCTTCTCCAATGATATCCATAATTCTCATTTTGGGATTCAGAGATGCATAGGGGTCCTGGAAAATAATCTGCATATGTCTGCGCATTGTCTTCATCTCCGAAGCGGACAAACGATTAAGCGGGACTCCCTTAAACAGCACATCTCCACCTGTTGGCTCATGCAATCGCAGAATGGCACGCCCCGTGGTTGATTTTCCGCTGCCGGATTCCCCCACAACGCCGAGTGTCTCTCCTTGACGAATATGGAAACTGATATCATTAACAGCCTTTAAGGTATTACCTTTACCCAGATTAAAATGTTGTCTGAGCGATTTCACCTCAAGTAACGGCTGATCGTCTTCCAGATCTCTAGGGACCAAGGATACGGGTTTCGGCTTTTTTTTCTGATCCAGACGTGGTAATGCATTCAGAAGTCTGATCGTATATGGATGTTTGGGGTTAGCAAAAATCTCTGTTGTAGTCCCCGTTTCCACAATCTGTCCTTCCTTCATAACAACAACCCGATCGCACATACCTGCCACTACGCCCAGATCATGTGTAATCAGGATAATCGATGTACCCAGTTGGTCCTGCATATCTTTCATCAAATTAAGAATCTGTGCCTGAATCGTAACGTCAAGTGCGGTTGTCGGCTCATCGGCAATGAGCAATTCAGGACGACAAGCGAGTGCAATACCGATCATGACCCGCTGACGCATGCCTCCGGAGAATTCGTGCGGATATTGGTTGTAGCGTATTTCGCTGCGAGTTATCCCCACCCGCTCCATCATGGCAATCGCCTGCTTCTTGGCTTCCCTTTTGGACACTTTCTGATGTTTGATCAGACTCTCGGAGATCTGTTTACCCACTTTAATAGTCGGATTAAGGGAACTCATCGGATCCTGAAAGATCATGCCAATATCACGTCCACGGATGCTCTCCATCTCTTTCTGCGTTTTATTGGCGAGGTCGACTCCTTTAAATAGAATCTCCCCTTTTTTCATCTGTGAGGGCGGCGATGCAAGCAGCCTCATGATAGAACGTGCTGTTACACTTTTTCCGCTGCCCGATTCTCCTACAATGCCCAACGTCTCGCCTTTTCGTACTTCAAAACTCACTTCTCCCACTGCCTGAAACTCACTCTCTCCAGAGTGAAACGAGACAGATAGATCATTAACTTTCAGTAAAGGTTCCATGCCATCACCAGCTCTCATCCATTTTTCACATACACATATGTATACAATTATTACCTTGACAATTGTTTAGACCCTAAATAATATATACTATATCAATCGGAATAATGCAATTTAAACCTGAATGAAAGGAGGCACGCTTGGTTTGAATCTTGCAGAAAGCAGCAGACTCTCGCGGTTGGTACACAATTTAAGTTTTATTTATGGCAAAATGCTGCTTCATCCTTCCTACCGATATGTTCTGTTCATTCTTGGATTACCGATCAATTTGGTCGTGTTTCTAATATGGCGTTCGAATCGAAAAAATGACGGCTGGGTAGCTGCCAGGCAGGCAGCTGAGCAAGAACTGCTCGCTTCTTCCTACCGGAACAAGCTTAAGTTGGAAGTCGAAGAACAGCTGCGTCGCAAACATCGTTTTTTCCAGCAGCAGGTCAGTGAGGGAGAATTCACACGTCAGACCGAGGAATGGTTGGAAGAAAGTGTTCAGACAGAGTTGAAGGAGCGGACGTCCCGCATACTTCAGGAACAAGGACATCAACGACTTACAATGGCCGATACGTTCCACACCCTTATCGAAAAACCATGGTTTTTCGCGATATCCATTATTCCAGGCTGTCTGATGTATAGCATTTTGTTTTTGTATGGCAATCCTTATCTAAAGTACATATTTGAAAGAATACTGATGACGGTATTCGTCATTCTGGGCGTAGCAACACTCGTATTTACGATTTTGTATCTGTCTCCGTTTAACCCGGCAGCTAACATTCTCGGAGAGACAGCGACGCAGGAACAGATTGCAGCATTCAATCAGGTGTATGGCTTGGATCAGCCTTATCTTACACAGCTTTGGAACAATATCAAGGGAGTTGCCTTCTTCGATCTTGGCAAGTCTTTTGCAGGAAATGAAGATGTCACAGCAACGATCGCAAGGAAGTTTCCAATTACATTGACGCTGGCGGTCATCTCCTTGCTACTGGCACTCGTCATTGCATTACCCATTGGTATCATCTCTGCAATTAAGCCTAATTCGTGGTTCGACTACACCTTCATGTTTATTGCTCTGATTGGATTATCGATTCCGAATTTCTGGCAAGGACTTATTTTCATTCTGAACTTTTCGATCAAAATGCAGTGGCTTCCCGCCACATTCAACCCGCAGAACTGGCTGTCGATTATTATGCCAACCATTGTTCTGGGTACGGGACTCACAGCTGCGGTGGCTCGGATGACCCGTTCTTCTACACTGGAAGTCATTCATGAGGATTATGTCATGACCGCCCGTGCCAAGGGGTTAAGCGAACGTCAGGTCATGCTAAAACACGCTGTACGCAATGCATTGATTCCCATCGTAACTGTGGTTGGACTTCAATTTGGAGCCATGCTGGGTGGGGCAGCGGTAACGGAGAAAGTGTTTAATATCAGCGGTCTCGGTAGTTACATTGTGGATAAGCAATTTATCCCCGATATTCCGAGTATCATGGGCGGAGTAATCTACACAGCGATTACGATCTCCATTATTAATGTAGCGGTTGATCTGCTGTACGCTTTTATTGATCCAAGAGTGCGTTCCAAGATGAAACAATATTAAAGCAGGTGTACTATGACAAAATCAGGTTCCTTTACACAAGAAATGCGTTTCCGGCTTAAGTCTTCTCGCGAATACAGTCAGGCCAGCTTCGCCTGGGTCACGTCCCTTCTCTTGACTGCATTGTTGCTGTTCAACAGTTACGACTGGAGCGGGCAGACGTTCAAACCATTTCTGCTAACGATACTTGGGATCTACTTATTCTTCACACTGGTCCAAAGTGTTATCACCTTTCGGATTCGAAAAGACTTGATCCGTAACGGTACGGTCTCTGCTCTGACTCGCAGGTTAGCCTGGGTTCAGCTACTTGCTATCATTTCAGGCAATATATTTATCGTAACGGCCGCCTTTCATCTGATTCGAAAATCCAGGAACGTGGAGTATACCTTTGCGGTGTACATGCTGTTAACCCAGCTGTTCGTGATCGGTGTATCGGCGTTAAATATCTTCAAACCTTATGTGGCGGACAACTTTTTGCCAGCCATGGCGGTGCTGATATTTATTCTGGTGATCGACCTGGTCGTACTGCTTATCGTATCCCGATATAACGCGACCTCGATCCTCCCTCGCTGGATGATCGGTGTCAGTGTAGTACTGATTCTGACCTCGATCACAGGTAATGTATTTGCCCTATTGCTCGGCATTTCCATCATCGGACGCATTCGCAGACAGGGGAAACAAAAATCAAACTTCTGGAACGATCTGTGGGAGCGCCTTGCTCCGAATATGACTGCGATGTCCGGTTTGTTTTTTATCATTTTTCTGTTCTCGATATCGATCTGCAGTTTCTTCACCTTTGACTACAGCATGGCTGTGGAAAATAACTACTCGGCTCTGCTTCAACCGCCTTCCCTTGCGTATCCCTTGGGAACGGATGACTTCGGACGATGTTTATTTTCCCGGATTGTATTCGGTGCCCGGATCTCCTTGATTGTAGGTTGCATGTCGACCATCATTCCTGTGTTGATCGGCGGAGTCCTCGGAGCATTCTCCGGCTTCTACGGAAGACATACGGATAACATCATCATGCGGCTGCTCGATATTCTCTATGCAATTCCGGGTATTCTGCTCGCCATTGCAATTATTGCAGCGTTCGGAGCTAATACGGTCAATCTCATTCTGGCGCTGAGTCTGGGTTCAATTCCAACGTATGCCCGTACCATGAGAGCCAGTGTACTCTATGTATCTACTTTTGAATTCGTGGAAGCTGCACGTGCACTGGGGTACAACAATCGTACGAT from Paenibacillus sp. FSL R5-0341 harbors:
- a CDS encoding LuxR C-terminal-related transcriptional regulator, with the protein product MPAITFASRHKESATRSHAAGTAPFDYLPKSSLDKLSKINHFLIHAFQNSISDIKENLTGTYLFLLTDTDGVLLSMDYSSDLEAVVEHSPIRPGMIFTAQSCGVNAISVTMNSNEPVCLLPEQHESPYFQSWHCYASPLTMGSQHFGYLDVSTINADMQGELIAIAKLIPAYMQNSYQSQQAAELSEKSAVEFTERQLTILEMIAEGLTVKAIALKLKIKECTVNHHKKVIFNKLGVQSSTEAVSIASRLSYL
- a CDS encoding ABC transporter ATP-binding protein; its protein translation is MEPLLKVNDLSVSFHSGESEFQAVGEVSFEVRKGETLGIVGESGSGKSVTARSIMRLLASPPSQMKKGEILFKGVDLANKTQKEMESIRGRDIGMIFQDPMSSLNPTIKVGKQISESLIKHQKVSKREAKKQAIAMMERVGITRSEIRYNQYPHEFSGGMRQRVMIGIALACRPELLIADEPTTALDVTIQAQILNLMKDMQDQLGTSIILITHDLGVVAGMCDRVVVMKEGQIVETGTTTEIFANPKHPYTIRLLNALPRLDQKKKPKPVSLVPRDLEDDQPLLEVKSLRQHFNLGKGNTLKAVNDISFHIRQGETLGVVGESGSGKSTTGRAILRLHEPTGGDVLFKGVPLNRLSASEMKTMRRHMQIIFQDPYASLNPKMRIMDIIGEALDIHQLAGTAAQREKRVEELLEMVGLDPTHAQRYPHEFSGGQRQRIGIARALAVEPEFIVCDEPLSALDVSIQAQIVQLLEELQQRLGLTYLFIAHDLSMVKHISDRVAVMYNGKIVELAESEELYSNPQHAYTKALLSAIPVPDPEVEAKKKRHVVKETARENVEVEDRYNLEHSRWVEVKDGHWVAISS
- a CDS encoding ABC transporter permease, with product MNLAESSRLSRLVHNLSFIYGKMLLHPSYRYVLFILGLPINLVVFLIWRSNRKNDGWVAARQAAEQELLASSYRNKLKLEVEEQLRRKHRFFQQQVSEGEFTRQTEEWLEESVQTELKERTSRILQEQGHQRLTMADTFHTLIEKPWFFAISIIPGCLMYSILFLYGNPYLKYIFERILMTVFVILGVATLVFTILYLSPFNPAANILGETATQEQIAAFNQVYGLDQPYLTQLWNNIKGVAFFDLGKSFAGNEDVTATIARKFPITLTLAVISLLLALVIALPIGIISAIKPNSWFDYTFMFIALIGLSIPNFWQGLIFILNFSIKMQWLPATFNPQNWLSIIMPTIVLGTGLTAAVARMTRSSTLEVIHEDYVMTARAKGLSERQVMLKHAVRNALIPIVTVVGLQFGAMLGGAAVTEKVFNISGLGSYIVDKQFIPDIPSIMGGVIYTAITISIINVAVDLLYAFIDPRVRSKMKQY
- a CDS encoding ABC transporter permease; this translates as MTKSGSFTQEMRFRLKSSREYSQASFAWVTSLLLTALLLFNSYDWSGQTFKPFLLTILGIYLFFTLVQSVITFRIRKDLIRNGTVSALTRRLAWVQLLAIISGNIFIVTAAFHLIRKSRNVEYTFAVYMLLTQLFVIGVSALNIFKPYVADNFLPAMAVLIFILVIDLVVLLIVSRYNATSILPRWMIGVSVVLILTSITGNVFALLLGISIIGRIRRQGKQKSNFWNDLWERLAPNMTAMSGLFFIIFLFSISICSFFTFDYSMAVENNYSALLQPPSLAYPLGTDDFGRCLFSRIVFGARISLIVGCMSTIIPVLIGGVLGAFSGFYGRHTDNIIMRLLDILYAIPGILLAIAIIAAFGANTVNLILALSLGSIPTYARTMRASVLYVSTFEFVEAARALGYNNRTIIFKHIIPNSLAPMIIKSTLTIGGAVIATSSLSYLGLGVEPHIPEWGNILKLGSTYLETHSYLAIYPGLAIILLVLSFNFLGDGLRDALDPKLEKA